In one Gadus morhua chromosome 7, gadMor3.0, whole genome shotgun sequence genomic region, the following are encoded:
- the f9b gene encoding coagulation factor IX: MATVCLIVLATCLFLETYGLETVVLDDQTGRVLLPRHSANGVLRRQRRYNTGRLEELQRDNLERECLEERCNMEEAREVFENNEKNMEFWARYVDGDQCKPESPCQNGGLCKDDVNGYFCFCQADFSGKNCEIEIAKQCYNNNGGCAHFCAMQQERSVCHCARGYKLQPDRKSCESTELFACGHIGKPAVAARAAGRSLDLDLVLNINDYLGSVSNLSRPLTSGNTTVAVPTEGGSTEAELTEGGPTEGGPTEAEPTEGGWAEGVMTTAAWPGGKGEGEGEGEGEGEGEGGIPHWQFYPTVGTITSQDNNDQRIIGGNEAIPGEIPWQACLMSRGVSFCGGSLLNEIWVITAAHCLSSAEYKHTAADYIVRLGEHDLTVQEGHERDHTVAEQILHPSYDWHTSRHNHDLALLRLAAPVELSARRLPVCLGPKDFTEKLLTGAESSRVSGWGKVNAGQTAPRLKTLGVPYVDRTLCKRSSSDHITRFMFCAGYDAAPMDACQGDSGGPHVTDHQGTWFLTGIVSWGEECAKAGKYGVYTRVSRYYSWISNITSG, from the exons ATGGCCACGGTGTGTCTAATTGTCCTCGCCACTTGCTTGTTTCTGGAGACCTACGGACTAGAAACTGTCGTCTTGGATGACCAGACAG GCCGCGTGCTGCTGCCCCGTCACTCTGCCAACGGCGTGCTGCGGCGCCAGCGGCGCTACAACACGGGCCGGCTGGAGGAGCTCCAAAGGGACAACCTGGAGCGAGAGTGTCTGGAGGAGAGGTGCAACATGGAGGAGGCCAGGGAGGTGTTTGAGAACAACGAGAAGAAc ATGGAGTTCTGGGCCCGCTACGTTG aCGGTGACCAATGTAAACCAGAGTCTCCTTGTCAAAACGGGGGATTGTGTAAAGACGATGTCAACGGCTACTTCTGCTTCTGCCAAGCTGACTTCAGCGGGAAGAACTGTGAGATAG AGATCGCCAAGCAGTGCTACAACAACAACGGGGGCTGTGCCCACTTCTGTGCGATGCAGCAGGAGCGCTCCGTGTGCCATTGTGCCCGGGGATACAAGCTGCAGCCTGATAGGAAGAGCTGTGAGTCAACAG AGCTGTTTGCCTGCGGCCACATCGGCAAGCCCGCTGTGGCGGCCCGGGCAGCCGGCAGATCGCTGGACTTGGACCTGGTCCTGAACATCAACGACTACCTGGGCTCCGTCTCCAACCTCTCCCGACCCTTGACCTCCGGCAACACCACGGTCGCCGTGCCGACGGAGGGCGGGTCAACGGAGGCGGAGCTGACAGAGGGCGGGCCGACGGAGGGCGGGCCGACGGAGGCGGAGCCGACAGAGGGCGGGTGGGCGGAGGGCGTGATGACGACGGCCGCGTGGCCCggtgggaagggggagggggagggggagggggagggggagggggaaggggagggagggataccCCACTGGCAGTTCTACCCCACCGTGGGCACCATCACGTCACAGGACAACAATGACCAGAGGATCATAGGAGGAAATGAGGCCATCCCCGGGGAGATCCCCTGGCAG GCGTGCCTGATGTCCAGGGGAGTGTCGTTCTGCGGCGGCTCTCTGCTCAACGAGATCTGGGTCATCACGGCCGCCCACTGCCTGAGCAGTGCCGAGTACAAGCACACCGCGGCCGACTACATCGTACGACTGG GAGAGCACGACCTGACGGTGCAGGAGGGCCACGAGCGGGACCACACCGTGGCGGAGCAGATCCTGCACCCGTCGTACGACTGGCACACGTCCCGCCACAACCACGACCTCGCCCTGCTGCGGCTGGCCGCCCCCGTGGAGCTGTCGGCGCGGCGGCTGCCCGTGTGTCTGGGCCCCAAGGACTTCACCGAGAAGCTGCTGACGGGGGCCGAGAGCTCCCGGGTGAGCGGCTGGGGCAAGGTCAACGCGGGGCAGACGGCCCCGCGGCTAAAGACGCTGGGGGTGCCGTACGTGGACCGCACCCTGTGCAAGAGGAGCAGCAGCGACCACATCACCCGCTTCATGTTCTGCGCGGGCTACGACGCGGCGCCCATGGACGCGTGTCAGGGCGACAGCGGGGGGCCCCACGTCACCGACCACCAGGGCACCTGGTTCCTGACGGGCATCGTCAGCTGGGGCGAGGAGTGCGCCAAGGCGGGGAAGTACGGCGTGTACACGCGCGTGTCGCGCTACTACAGCTGGATCAGCAACATCACGAGCGGGTGA